A stretch of Saccharothrix texasensis DNA encodes these proteins:
- the fxsA gene encoding FxSxx-COOH cyclophane-containing RiPP peptide, with amino-acid sequence MTAEPVLESELLDVTGVDLARLAELPDTALRAALHRILAENAELPNRFAAFESSL; translated from the coding sequence ATGACTGCCGAACCCGTCCTGGAGTCCGAGCTCCTGGACGTCACGGGCGTGGACCTGGCCCGGTTGGCGGAGCTGCCGGACACCGCGCTGCGCGCCGCGCTGCACCGGATCCTCGCGGAGAACGCGGAGCTGCCCAACCGGTTCGCGGCCTTCGAGAGCTCCTTGTGA
- the fxsT gene encoding FxSxx-COOH system tetratricopeptide repeat protein, whose product MSTPRTTPGPTGVTAFLSATGGTGRTSAVANLAWVLAAAGQRVLVVDWGSEVPRVREYLEPFLVARLGLPDAVGRGLLTAYRADPLGEDDPTPVVERFAPPAGDVTVPGHIDVVSPMPTDAAGRPRPETRHGDAGAIAELRARLAESDYDQVLIDAPTGAGDETLTLIATLCELAVVCFRPRPRAIADAADLAGRLRKRAPIRIDVVPVATLFDDADEQSRAQRIRSAIRAAFAELLAGQAKRVPDGGTIEIPYRPFDAFDPLLAILVEEPTSGGALEAQYGRLAAAVTGGAVTEVVPVSSVLRSRYRRVFGLTSTTEPDRVALVYAPRDRAWADWVRGQLERAGAQVRRLAEAREWFEAAVPPGVLILSSPHLGPVELPALPLTVLRLRLAEDGPADGGLDVRRHTPETLSARLLSHFGLIDRPGTVHEPGMRVPGSDPGVFELPPRHPGFVGRDEDLEALRDQFAAAGDERAVVTVNGVPGVGKSELALEYAYRFSSDYAAVWWLSAHDRQSVLTGLAELAVRLRQPGSTDYGTLSALERLSNDPAYTRFLLVYDNADDPDALADVLPAGAGGHVLITSGPVDGQAVELVPMRAEDSVRLLLDRVPGLTPEDAGQVADAVGHLPLALDLASSWLAETARTEVGMGSRDSDAAAWATRTLFERLGRSEPDGVARVVDVAVDALRDNATGRLAVLVAELAAFLSPEGADLGLVRSPAFLARVIAAGGVDAEPLELDAAEIDRVLWYGARYGLFRVDWGDQYSLRMHRVVQRALRGRMSPTEREERRADVLAALAALAPTEVEGESPTRHARFAELQKHVIPSGALAGDDPKVRRWLVNQVRFLFTDGGAGVRRAALEPGRALLDAWTERFGPADPLRNRLATELANVHRVLGEPTEALRLDDLALAQQRRALDLTHPRPLITARGRGGDLRGLGLFAEALAEDQATWEGLRTVLGEDHPDTRSAANNLASSMFLSGDAAGALALEEDNYRRRRRLFGTGDARTWATLAQIGLYQRELGRYPEALDSLLYASQQLQALRHELNQVQIGVQWNRAIALRLVGRAKEAKERTGKALRDYREVLGAHHPYTLGCALSFAADHRRVGVDPELAVELARTALTGFQQHVGLRDDHPFVALCKLGYGLALRAAGDPAGAVSQVEAATRTLRSRLGDTHPWTLAAAVDEARVHAAAGDAERAAELIAEAHTDCLEFLGHDHPHTAAAAHNLRLAAHPTDQDWRECDVDVPHT is encoded by the coding sequence ATGAGCACCCCGCGCACCACACCTGGCCCCACCGGGGTCACCGCGTTCCTGTCGGCCACCGGAGGAACCGGCCGCACCAGCGCGGTGGCGAACCTGGCGTGGGTGCTGGCCGCGGCCGGGCAACGGGTCCTGGTCGTGGACTGGGGCTCCGAGGTGCCGCGGGTGCGCGAGTACCTGGAGCCGTTCCTGGTGGCCCGCCTCGGCCTGCCGGACGCGGTGGGCCGCGGGCTGCTGACCGCCTACCGCGCGGACCCGCTGGGCGAGGACGACCCGACGCCCGTCGTGGAGCGGTTCGCGCCGCCGGCGGGCGACGTCACGGTCCCCGGCCACATCGACGTGGTGTCGCCGATGCCGACCGACGCGGCGGGCAGGCCGCGGCCCGAGACCAGGCACGGCGACGCGGGCGCGATCGCCGAGCTGCGCGCCCGGCTGGCCGAGTCCGACTACGACCAGGTGCTGATCGACGCGCCGACCGGCGCGGGCGACGAGACGCTGACGCTGATCGCGACGCTGTGCGAGCTGGCCGTGGTGTGCTTCCGGCCGCGTCCCCGGGCCATCGCCGACGCCGCGGACCTGGCCGGTCGGCTGCGCAAGCGCGCCCCGATCCGGATCGACGTGGTGCCGGTGGCGACGTTGTTCGACGACGCCGACGAGCAGTCGCGGGCGCAGCGCATCCGGTCCGCGATCCGCGCCGCGTTCGCCGAGCTGCTGGCCGGGCAGGCGAAGCGGGTGCCCGACGGCGGCACGATCGAGATCCCCTACCGCCCGTTCGACGCGTTCGACCCGCTGCTGGCGATCCTGGTGGAGGAGCCGACCAGCGGCGGCGCGCTGGAGGCCCAGTACGGCAGGCTGGCCGCGGCGGTCACCGGCGGCGCGGTCACCGAGGTGGTCCCGGTGTCGTCGGTGCTGCGCTCCCGCTACCGGCGGGTGTTCGGGCTGACGTCGACCACCGAGCCGGACCGCGTGGCCCTGGTGTACGCGCCGCGCGACCGGGCCTGGGCGGACTGGGTGCGCGGCCAGTTGGAACGCGCGGGCGCGCAGGTGCGCCGGCTGGCGGAGGCGCGCGAGTGGTTCGAGGCGGCCGTGCCGCCGGGCGTGCTGATCCTGTCGTCGCCGCACCTGGGCCCGGTGGAGCTGCCCGCGCTGCCGCTGACCGTGCTGCGGCTGCGGTTGGCCGAGGACGGCCCCGCAGACGGCGGGCTGGACGTGCGCCGGCACACCCCGGAGACGTTGAGCGCCCGGCTGCTGAGCCACTTCGGCCTGATCGACCGGCCCGGCACGGTGCACGAGCCGGGCATGCGGGTGCCGGGCAGCGACCCGGGCGTGTTCGAGCTGCCGCCGCGCCACCCCGGTTTCGTCGGCCGCGACGAGGACCTGGAGGCGTTGCGCGACCAGTTCGCCGCGGCCGGCGACGAGCGCGCGGTGGTGACCGTGAACGGCGTGCCCGGCGTCGGCAAGAGCGAGCTGGCGCTGGAGTACGCCTACCGGTTCTCGTCGGACTACGCGGCGGTGTGGTGGCTGTCCGCGCACGACCGCCAGTCGGTGCTCACCGGCCTGGCCGAGCTGGCGGTCCGGCTGCGCCAGCCGGGCTCGACCGACTACGGCACGCTGTCCGCGCTGGAGCGGCTGTCGAACGACCCGGCGTACACGCGGTTCCTGCTGGTCTACGACAACGCCGACGACCCGGACGCGCTCGCCGACGTGCTGCCGGCCGGCGCCGGCGGACACGTGCTGATCACGTCGGGACCGGTGGACGGGCAGGCCGTCGAGCTGGTGCCGATGCGCGCGGAGGACAGCGTGCGCCTGCTGCTGGACCGCGTGCCGGGGCTGACCCCGGAGGACGCCGGTCAGGTCGCGGACGCCGTCGGCCACCTGCCGCTGGCGCTGGACCTGGCGTCGTCGTGGCTGGCCGAGACGGCGCGGACCGAGGTCGGCATGGGGTCCCGGGACTCCGACGCCGCCGCCTGGGCCACCCGCACCCTGTTCGAACGCCTCGGCCGGTCCGAACCGGACGGTGTGGCGCGGGTCGTCGACGTCGCGGTCGACGCGTTGCGGGACAACGCGACCGGCCGGTTGGCGGTGCTGGTCGCGGAGCTGGCCGCGTTCCTGTCGCCGGAGGGCGCGGACCTCGGCCTGGTGCGCTCGCCCGCGTTCCTGGCCAGGGTGATCGCCGCGGGCGGCGTGGACGCCGAGCCGTTGGAGCTCGACGCCGCCGAGATCGACCGGGTGCTCTGGTACGGCGCGCGGTACGGGCTGTTCCGCGTCGACTGGGGCGACCAGTACTCGCTGCGCATGCACCGCGTGGTGCAGCGCGCGTTACGCGGCCGCATGTCGCCGACCGAGCGGGAGGAGCGGCGGGCCGACGTGCTCGCCGCGCTGGCCGCGTTGGCCCCGACCGAGGTCGAGGGCGAGTCGCCGACCCGGCACGCCCGGTTCGCCGAGCTGCAGAAGCACGTCATCCCCTCCGGCGCGCTGGCGGGCGACGACCCGAAGGTGCGCCGCTGGCTGGTCAACCAGGTGCGGTTCCTGTTCACCGACGGCGGCGCGGGCGTGCGCCGGGCCGCGCTGGAGCCGGGCCGGGCCCTGCTGGACGCGTGGACCGAGCGGTTCGGCCCGGCCGACCCGCTGCGCAACCGGCTGGCCACCGAGCTGGCCAACGTGCACCGCGTGCTCGGCGAGCCGACCGAGGCGCTGCGGCTGGACGACCTGGCGCTGGCCCAGCAGCGGCGCGCGCTGGACCTGACCCACCCGCGCCCGCTGATCACCGCCCGCGGCCGCGGCGGCGACCTGCGCGGGCTCGGCCTGTTCGCCGAGGCGCTGGCCGAGGACCAGGCCACCTGGGAGGGCCTGCGCACGGTGCTCGGCGAGGACCACCCGGACACCCGCAGCGCGGCGAACAACCTGGCGTCCTCGATGTTCCTGTCCGGTGACGCGGCGGGCGCGCTCGCGCTGGAGGAGGACAACTACCGCAGGCGCAGGCGGCTGTTCGGCACGGGCGACGCGCGGACGTGGGCGACCCTCGCGCAGATCGGGCTGTACCAGCGGGAGCTGGGCCGCTACCCGGAGGCGCTGGACTCGTTGCTGTACGCCTCGCAGCAGTTGCAGGCGCTGCGGCACGAGCTGAACCAGGTGCAGATCGGCGTGCAGTGGAACCGCGCCATCGCGCTGCGCCTGGTCGGACGCGCCAAGGAGGCCAAGGAGCGCACCGGCAAGGCGTTGCGGGACTACCGCGAGGTCCTCGGCGCGCACCACCCGTACACGCTGGGCTGCGCGTTGAGCTTCGCCGCCGACCACCGGCGCGTCGGCGTCGACCCGGAGCTGGCCGTCGAGCTCGCCCGCACCGCCCTGACCGGTTTCCAGCAGCACGTCGGCCTGCGCGACGACCACCCGTTCGTGGCGCTGTGCAAGCTGGGCTACGGGCTGGCGCTGCGCGCGGCGGGCGACCCGGCGGGCGCGGTGAGCCAGGTGGAGGCCGCGACGCGGACGTTGCGCTCGCGGCTCGGCGACACGCACCCGTGGACGTTGGCGGCGGCCGTCGACGAGGCCCGGGTGCACGCGGCGGCCGGTGACGCGGAGCGGGCCGCCGAACTGATCGCCGAGGCGCACACCGACTGCCTGGAGTTCCTGGGGCACGATCACCCGCACACCGCCGCGGCGGCGCACAACCTGCGACTCGCGGCCCACCCGACCGACCAGGACTGGCGGGAGTGCGATGTCGACGTCCCGCACACCTGA
- a CDS encoding SDR family oxidoreductase produces the protein MSIDPAELQIALRVLTQVDELDTEHPDAVAVRRATAGIWKSLRKRRKADRRATVTAADRAVIEATATGSPSRIDDETRGVLLREPEPGAKAGTLLRARSCYTCKKRYTEVDAFYHQLCPDCAALNRAKRDQGADLTGKRALLTGGRAKIGMYIALRLLRDGAHTTITTRFPRDAVRRFASMPDSADWLHRLRVVGIDLRDPAQVVQLADSVAAAGPLDILINNAAQTVRRSAGAYAPLVAAEAEPLNPSRLPSGALPELVTFGHTTSAHPVALAGTLADTIPAVTALALTAGSREIDAGGLVPDEAPVNSWVQRVDEVDPVELLEVQLCNSTAPFILISRLRPAMAASPARRKYVVNVSAMEGQFSRAYKGPGHPHTNMAKAALNMLTRTSAEEMLTEDGILMTAVDTGWITDERPHPTKMRLAAEGFHAPLDLVDGAARVYDPIVRGELGEDLYGCFLKDYAPSPW, from the coding sequence GTGTCGATTGACCCCGCCGAACTGCAAATCGCCCTAAGGGTGCTCACCCAAGTGGACGAACTGGACACCGAGCACCCGGACGCGGTAGCCGTCCGCCGGGCCACCGCCGGCATCTGGAAGAGCCTCCGCAAGCGCCGCAAGGCCGACCGCCGGGCCACCGTCACGGCCGCCGACCGCGCCGTCATCGAGGCGACCGCGACCGGCTCGCCGTCCCGCATCGACGACGAGACCCGCGGCGTGCTGCTGCGCGAGCCGGAACCCGGTGCGAAGGCGGGCACGTTGCTGCGCGCCCGGTCCTGCTACACGTGCAAGAAGCGCTACACCGAGGTCGACGCGTTCTACCACCAGCTGTGCCCGGACTGCGCGGCGCTGAACCGGGCCAAGCGCGACCAGGGCGCGGACCTGACCGGCAAGCGCGCCCTGCTCACCGGCGGCCGCGCCAAGATCGGCATGTACATCGCGCTGCGGCTGCTGCGCGACGGCGCGCACACCACCATCACCACCCGGTTCCCGCGCGACGCGGTGCGCCGGTTCGCGTCCATGCCCGACAGCGCCGACTGGCTGCACCGGCTGCGCGTGGTCGGCATCGACCTGCGCGACCCGGCCCAGGTCGTGCAGCTGGCCGACTCGGTGGCCGCCGCCGGGCCGCTCGACATCCTGATCAACAACGCCGCGCAGACCGTGCGCCGCTCGGCCGGCGCCTACGCGCCGCTGGTGGCCGCCGAGGCCGAACCGCTCAACCCGAGCCGGCTGCCGTCCGGCGCGCTGCCCGAGCTGGTCACCTTCGGGCACACCACGTCCGCGCACCCGGTGGCGCTGGCGGGCACGCTGGCCGACACCATCCCGGCGGTCACGGCCCTGGCGCTGACCGCCGGGTCCCGGGAGATCGACGCGGGCGGCCTGGTGCCCGACGAGGCGCCGGTCAACAGCTGGGTGCAGCGGGTCGACGAGGTGGACCCGGTCGAGCTGCTGGAAGTGCAGCTGTGCAACAGCACCGCGCCGTTCATCCTGATCTCCCGGCTGCGGCCGGCGATGGCCGCCTCGCCCGCGCGCCGCAAGTACGTGGTGAACGTCTCGGCGATGGAAGGCCAGTTCAGCCGCGCCTACAAGGGCCCGGGCCACCCGCACACGAACATGGCCAAGGCCGCGTTGAACATGCTGACCCGCACCAGCGCCGAGGAGATGCTGACCGAGGACGGCATCCTCATGACCGCCGTCGACACCGGCTGGATCACCGACGAGCGGCCGCACCCGACCAAGATGCGGCTGGCCGCCGAGGGCTTCCACGCGCCGCTGGACCTGGTCGACGGCGCGGCCAGGGTCTACGACCCGATCGTGCGCGGCGAGCTGGGCGAGGACCTGTACGGCTGCTTCCTGAAGGACTACGCGCCCTCGCCCTGGTGA
- a CDS encoding cupin domain-containing protein: MRRLDPGELVRDSGLVARRLMPWPLVNAPFDGSWCVVQPGAASNTHAHREHEVWVAVQGAAEIVTDEGRSPFAAGDIVHFRPYEEHQLVNDGEADFQFFAAWWDVEMAERFSARDEDAR; the protein is encoded by the coding sequence ATGCGCCGACTCGACCCGGGCGAGCTGGTCCGGGACAGCGGGCTGGTGGCCCGCAGGCTGATGCCGTGGCCGCTGGTGAACGCGCCGTTCGACGGTTCGTGGTGCGTGGTGCAGCCGGGCGCGGCGTCGAACACGCACGCCCACCGCGAGCACGAGGTCTGGGTGGCCGTCCAGGGCGCGGCGGAGATCGTCACCGACGAGGGCCGGTCGCCGTTCGCGGCGGGCGACATCGTGCACTTCCGCCCGTACGAGGAGCACCAGCTCGTCAACGACGGCGAGGCCGACTTCCAGTTCTTCGCCGCCTGGTGGGACGTGGAGATGGCCGAGCGGTTCAGCGCGCGCGACGAAGACGCCCGCTGA
- a CDS encoding AfsR/SARP family transcriptional regulator: MEFRILGPVEVRRDGAQPGPLRRKPSQVLAVLAAHCGRPVPVDRLLDLVWGDDLPPRARKSLQVHVSALRGAGVPVTHQDAGYVLRAEPDQVDALRFRDLTARAARTDDLEHRRDLYTRALALWRGTPLAGAASEPLRAWLCAPLEAHHLATLEAAIDTDLALGRHAQAAEALTPLVAEHPFSENLRYQLMTALLACGRRTEALRVFQDVRRTLADELGVPPGPQLRELYRDALGV, translated from the coding sequence GTGGAGTTCCGGATCCTGGGCCCGGTCGAGGTCCGGCGGGACGGCGCGCAGCCGGGTCCGCTGCGGCGCAAGCCGAGCCAGGTCCTGGCCGTGCTCGCGGCGCACTGCGGCAGACCGGTGCCGGTGGACCGGCTGCTCGACCTGGTGTGGGGCGACGACCTGCCGCCACGCGCCCGCAAGTCCCTCCAGGTGCACGTCTCCGCGCTGCGCGGCGCGGGCGTGCCGGTGACGCACCAGGACGCCGGGTACGTGCTGCGGGCCGAACCGGACCAGGTGGACGCCCTGCGGTTCCGCGACCTGACCGCGCGGGCCGCCCGCACCGACGACCTGGAGCACCGGCGCGACCTCTACACCCGGGCGCTGGCGCTGTGGCGCGGCACGCCGCTGGCCGGCGCGGCCTCCGAACCGCTGCGGGCCTGGCTCTGCGCGCCGCTGGAAGCCCACCACCTGGCCACCCTGGAAGCGGCCATCGACACCGACCTGGCACTGGGCAGGCACGCCCAGGCGGCGGAGGCGCTGACCCCGCTGGTGGCCGAGCACCCGTTCTCCGAGAACCTGCGCTACCAGCTCATGACGGCGCTGCTGGCGTGCGGCCGCAGGACCGAGGCGCTGCGCGTCTTCCAGGACGTCCGCCGCACCCTGGCCGACGAGCTCGGCGTGCCGCCCGGACCGCAACTGCGCGAGCTGTACCGCGATGCGCTGGGCGTTTAG
- a CDS encoding LysR family transcriptional regulator, with the protein MELRHLHVVLTVAEAGSISRAASLLKIAQAGLTAQLRRIERGFGGPLFLRRTDGVELTELGRHVVLRSRDLVERFDDLLVTARKLAAESDVTGIRLGGVAGSLTPLLVGVVRSLLPAHPQTTHLERTSDAVLDLVRAGKLDLALVTEFPQSPLRIPEQAGCRTVVTEPMLVGIAVGHRLSARNEIRLSELADEEWAVPDESYGGGRLNLHLACEAAGFTPRCAHFGVDPASASELVRSGHTVACFFPTGHDLPGVLLKPIVGNPVHRRVTVVWRRDCAAAEYVDEIHAALLRAYQERIWAHGPRTAKLAATGLTVAAS; encoded by the coding sequence ATGGAGCTCAGGCATCTCCACGTCGTGCTGACCGTGGCGGAAGCGGGCAGCATCAGCCGGGCCGCCTCACTGCTGAAGATCGCGCAGGCCGGGTTGACCGCGCAGTTGCGGCGCATCGAGCGGGGCTTCGGTGGTCCGTTGTTCCTGCGGCGCACCGACGGGGTCGAGCTGACCGAGCTCGGCCGCCACGTCGTGCTGCGGTCCCGTGACCTGGTGGAACGGTTCGACGACCTGCTGGTGACCGCGCGCAAGCTGGCCGCGGAGAGCGACGTCACGGGCATCCGGCTCGGCGGTGTGGCCGGGTCGCTGACGCCGCTGCTGGTCGGCGTGGTGCGCTCGCTGCTGCCGGCGCACCCGCAGACCACGCACCTCGAACGCACCAGCGACGCGGTGCTGGACCTGGTGCGCGCGGGGAAGTTGGACTTGGCGCTGGTCACGGAGTTCCCCCAGAGTCCACTGCGGATTCCCGAACAGGCCGGCTGCCGGACCGTCGTGACGGAACCGATGCTGGTCGGGATCGCGGTCGGGCACCGGTTGTCGGCGCGCAACGAGATTCGGCTGTCCGAACTGGCCGACGAGGAGTGGGCGGTGCCCGACGAGAGCTACGGCGGCGGGAGGCTGAACCTGCACCTGGCGTGCGAGGCGGCCGGGTTCACGCCGCGGTGCGCGCACTTCGGGGTCGACCCGGCGTCGGCGTCGGAGCTGGTGCGCTCGGGGCACACCGTGGCGTGCTTCTTCCCGACCGGCCACGACCTGCCCGGCGTGCTGCTGAAGCCGATCGTGGGCAACCCGGTGCACCGGCGGGTGACGGTGGTGTGGCGGCGGGACTGCGCGGCGGCCGAGTACGTCGACGAGATCCACGCGGCGCTGCTGCGCGCCTACCAGGAGCGGATCTGGGCGCACGGTCCCCGCACGGCGAAGCTCGCCGCCACCGGGTTGACCGTGGCGGCCAGCTGA
- a CDS encoding 2-amino-3,7-dideoxy-D-threo-hept-6-ulosonate synthase → MTKALRLRRLSRPRDDRYLFVPLDHSVSDGPVVPRDRWHELIDSVVVGGADAIIVHKGRVRTIDPAVLAGCALVVHLSAGTAHAADTNAKVIVGEVDEALRLGADAVSVHVNIGSDTEERQLADFGVVAKACDEWNVPLIAMVYPRGPRITDPDDPALLAHVVNIAVDLGADIVKTNLARPTQRMTDVIASCPIPVLVAGGPATGGSVVDHARTAMGVGCAGLAVGRRVFTAPAPMSLVAELASIVHDDTEADLVRAMTGVVASS, encoded by the coding sequence ATGACGAAAGCGTTGCGGCTGCGACGCCTTTCCCGTCCGCGCGACGACAGGTACCTCTTCGTCCCGCTCGACCACAGCGTCTCGGACGGTCCGGTGGTGCCGCGCGACCGGTGGCACGAGCTCATCGACTCCGTCGTGGTCGGCGGCGCCGACGCCATCATCGTCCACAAAGGACGCGTGCGGACCATCGACCCGGCCGTGCTCGCCGGCTGCGCGCTGGTCGTCCACCTCAGCGCGGGCACCGCGCACGCCGCCGACACCAACGCCAAGGTCATCGTCGGCGAGGTCGACGAGGCGCTGCGGCTGGGCGCCGACGCGGTGAGCGTGCACGTCAACATCGGATCGGACACCGAGGAGCGCCAGCTCGCCGACTTCGGCGTGGTCGCCAAGGCGTGCGACGAGTGGAACGTGCCGCTGATCGCCATGGTCTACCCGCGCGGCCCGCGCATCACCGACCCCGACGACCCCGCGCTGCTCGCCCACGTGGTCAACATCGCGGTCGACCTCGGCGCCGACATCGTCAAGACCAACCTCGCGCGACCCACCCAGCGGATGACCGACGTGATCGCCAGCTGCCCCATCCCGGTCCTCGTCGCGGGCGGCCCCGCCACCGGCGGCAGCGTGGTCGACCACGCCCGCACCGCGATGGGGGTCGGCTGCGCCGGCCTGGCCGTCGGCCGCCGCGTGTTCACCGCGCCCGCGCCCATGTCACTGGTCGCGGAACTGGCCTCGATCGTCCACGACGACACCGAAGCGGACCTGGTCCGCGCCATGACGGGCGTCGTGGCCTCGTCATGA
- a CDS encoding 3-dehydroquinate synthase II family protein — protein sequence MKFAWIDLRTVPEAHREAVVDAAVHARLAGVVSDDPALLDTLPPTITRVLVTDAAVDSPHLVTVVVDDQDALDRLTTDAAFVQVRDDRTLKLACAAAVRLGHAVVAFTDPTKIPLEIVIAAADGASGKLVTVVADLEEAAIVLDVLEHGSDGVLMAPRDANDVFKLARLLEATTAPLDLTTLTVDGITHNGLGDRVCVDTASHFQEDEGILVGSFSSGFILCCSETHPLPYMPTRPFRVNAGALHSYVLGPDNRTNYLSELRSGSTVLAVNSEGRTRKLTVGRAKLESRPILTITAHSPEGVEVSLTVQDDWHVRVLGPGGKVRNVTELQRGDELLGYIATEQRHVGIPIGEFCKET from the coding sequence TTGAAGTTCGCCTGGATCGACCTCCGAACCGTCCCCGAAGCGCACCGCGAAGCCGTCGTGGACGCCGCCGTGCACGCCCGCCTCGCCGGCGTCGTCTCCGACGACCCGGCGCTGCTGGACACGCTGCCGCCCACGATCACCCGCGTGCTCGTCACCGACGCGGCGGTCGACAGCCCGCACCTGGTCACCGTCGTCGTCGACGACCAGGACGCGCTCGACCGGCTCACCACCGACGCGGCGTTCGTGCAGGTCCGCGACGACCGCACGCTCAAGCTCGCGTGCGCCGCGGCCGTGCGGCTCGGACACGCGGTGGTCGCGTTCACCGACCCGACGAAGATCCCGCTGGAGATCGTCATCGCGGCCGCCGACGGCGCGTCCGGCAAGCTGGTCACCGTCGTGGCCGACCTCGAAGAAGCCGCGATCGTGCTCGACGTGCTGGAACACGGCTCCGACGGCGTGCTGATGGCCCCGCGCGACGCCAACGACGTGTTCAAGCTGGCCAGGCTGCTCGAAGCGACCACCGCGCCCCTCGACCTCACCACCCTCACCGTCGACGGCATCACCCACAACGGCCTCGGCGACCGCGTCTGCGTCGACACCGCCTCGCACTTCCAGGAGGACGAGGGCATCCTCGTCGGCTCGTTCTCCTCCGGCTTCATCCTCTGCTGCAGCGAGACCCACCCGCTGCCCTACATGCCGACCCGGCCGTTCCGGGTCAACGCCGGCGCCCTGCACTCCTACGTGCTCGGACCGGACAACCGCACCAACTACCTGTCCGAACTGCGCTCGGGCAGCACGGTGCTCGCCGTCAACTCCGAGGGCCGCACCCGCAAGCTCACCGTCGGCCGGGCCAAGCTCGAATCGCGCCCGATCCTGACCATCACCGCGCACTCGCCCGAGGGCGTCGAGGTGAGCCTCACCGTGCAGGACGACTGGCACGTGCGGGTGCTCGGCCCCGGCGGGAAGGTCCGCAACGTCACCGAGCTGCAACGCGGTGACGAGCTGCTCGGCTACATCGCGACCGAGCAGCGGCACGTGGGCATCCCCATCGGCGAGTTCTGCAAGGAGACCTGA
- a CDS encoding class I adenylate-forming enzyme family protein, whose translation MREFVTDLLSRQGDDVPVFSHEHTVTHGALRASVAAEASLFAASGVGEGSTVALHVPPSFTQLEVVLALWSLGARVVSIDHRLKPAEVEVLRELTRPQFVVRATGRPGAAFRERHELVTEPKPDGRPAATRHRLVQFTSGSTGRPKVVGRSTESIIREVMRFGAAEGMPGRGERLLLLNSTAHSFGLMGGLLHALATGVHLVFAGRPTAEDVLRTAARHEVDFITGLPFHFALLAAAAHPSALRTARGAFAGGELMPPDVAERFAAAYGFPVGECFGTTETGALTVDVAGTTRPAVGKPLSDTTIRVRDGLVEVALDQSPYLDEGDPTRYLDGWFRTGDRGEFDADGNLRLLGRADSLVVVRGSNVDLTQVEAALRAHPLVTEAIAVHDTVIEAYVATSSAALTPDEVAAWCAERLAEFKQPQRVHVLPALPRTAGGKLVRNPRALADAR comes from the coding sequence ATGCGCGAGTTCGTCACCGACCTGTTGTCCCGTCAAGGCGACGACGTGCCGGTGTTCAGCCACGAGCACACCGTGACCCACGGCGCGTTGCGCGCGTCCGTCGCCGCCGAGGCGAGCCTGTTCGCCGCCTCCGGGGTGGGGGAGGGCAGCACGGTCGCGCTGCACGTGCCACCGAGCTTCACCCAGCTGGAGGTGGTGCTGGCCCTGTGGAGCCTCGGCGCCCGGGTGGTCTCCATCGACCACCGGCTCAAGCCCGCCGAGGTCGAGGTGCTGCGCGAGCTGACCCGGCCGCAGTTCGTCGTGCGGGCCACCGGCCGGCCCGGCGCCGCCTTCCGCGAGCGCCACGAGCTGGTGACCGAGCCGAAGCCCGACGGCCGGCCCGCGGCGACCCGCCACCGCCTGGTCCAGTTCACCTCCGGCTCCACCGGCCGGCCCAAGGTCGTCGGCCGCAGCACCGAGTCGATCATCCGCGAGGTGATGCGGTTCGGCGCGGCCGAGGGCATGCCGGGCCGCGGCGAGCGGCTGCTGCTGCTCAACTCCACCGCCCACAGCTTCGGCCTGATGGGCGGGCTGCTGCACGCGCTGGCGACCGGCGTGCACCTCGTGTTCGCCGGCCGGCCGACGGCGGAGGACGTCCTGCGGACCGCCGCGCGGCACGAGGTCGACTTCATCACCGGCTTGCCGTTCCACTTCGCGCTGCTCGCGGCGGCCGCCCACCCGTCGGCGCTGCGCACCGCGCGCGGTGCGTTCGCGGGCGGCGAGCTGATGCCGCCCGACGTGGCCGAGCGGTTCGCCGCCGCCTACGGCTTCCCGGTCGGCGAGTGCTTCGGCACCACCGAGACCGGCGCGCTGACCGTGGACGTGGCGGGCACGACCCGGCCGGCCGTGGGCAAGCCGCTGTCCGACACCACGATCCGGGTGCGGGACGGCCTCGTCGAGGTCGCGCTGGACCAGTCGCCGTACCTCGACGAGGGCGACCCCACCCGATACCTGGACGGGTGGTTCCGGACGGGTGACCGCGGCGAGTTCGACGCGGACGGCAACCTGCGGCTGCTCGGCCGCGCCGACTCGCTCGTCGTCGTGCGCGGCAGCAACGTGGACCTGACCCAGGTCGAGGCCGCGCTGCGCGCGCACCCGCTGGTCACCGAGGCGATCGCGGTGCACGACACGGTGATCGAGGCCTACGTCGCGACCTCGTCCGCCGCGCTGACCCCGGACGAGGTCGCCGCGTGGTGCGCCGAGCGGCTGGCCGAGTTCAAGCAGCCGCAGCGGGTGCACGTGCTGCCCGCGCTGCCGCGCACCGCGGGCGGCAAGCTCGTGCGCAACCCCAGGGCGCTCGCCGACGCGCGATGA